From the Bdellovibrio reynosensis genome, one window contains:
- a CDS encoding transglycosylase domain-containing protein: protein MLRPRLKTILIAFTILLTLVIISGLGVGVYSYFALERELSEKLESKKFIVPTEFYAAPVTFYAKSLLKISDVERQLQRQNYRRRDYDQRILPGDYFIAGREECAARIQVGLDENQEACIGWVTLDTPVQDVDSSIQILIIQKDNTVSQVFKGFPFVTVPEATIEAPLLAQYIGNEPLMQRTVALGEVPPICLNAIMAIEDSSFLEHGGVSYKGIFRALVKNIAAGRKAQGGSTITQQLVKNYFLTPERTLKRKFQEFVMSILLESRFSKDQIFETYLNVIYMGQNGAFQVRGYGSASKYYFNKDVADLNLSECALLAAIVNSPGLHNPFKKPENATRRRNLVLEKMQGLNFITAEEFANASTAALPQSPRTLASETAPYYLDAVRKQLLEKGINPEGLKIFTALDLEAQDVAQESLRQHLENLEKNNKYIKGLKEKGNSLEGSVLVANNATGLVSVVVGGRNYRMTQFNRAIDGHRQVGSIMKPFVFLTALLNNTPEGEPYNPVTLVRDEKVTHKYEGQSWSPDNYGKKYFGTVPMFYALKNSLNAATASLAIDVGLGNIIDVTHTMGVTSALQAVPSMSLGAFEMYPKEVLQSYVTLANLGQKQNLSFVRRALNSDGNEVFVHVISPQATVDPAAVSSLVSMMKQTVLSGTARGITLSGFVNPAAGKTGTTSDNKDAWFAGFTPYLTSVVWVGYDNNLPHKLTGGSGAVPVWSQFMKKIGTRFPADDFPWPENTKKILLDEETLKSLNALNENDPTEVELVVDSEKIPDGF from the coding sequence ATGTTGCGACCACGATTAAAGACTATTTTAATTGCTTTTACAATCCTTCTGACGCTTGTAATCATCTCTGGCCTAGGCGTTGGCGTCTATTCGTACTTTGCCTTAGAGAGGGAACTTTCTGAAAAACTTGAATCAAAAAAGTTCATCGTGCCGACAGAATTTTACGCCGCACCTGTAACTTTTTATGCAAAGAGTTTGCTGAAAATTTCAGACGTAGAAAGACAGCTGCAACGACAAAATTACCGTCGTCGTGACTATGATCAACGCATTCTTCCCGGGGATTATTTTATTGCTGGACGCGAAGAATGCGCGGCGCGAATCCAAGTGGGACTAGATGAAAACCAAGAAGCTTGTATTGGTTGGGTGACGTTAGATACTCCGGTTCAAGATGTTGATAGCTCTATCCAGATTCTAATCATCCAAAAAGACAACACCGTATCCCAAGTTTTTAAAGGCTTTCCTTTTGTCACAGTTCCTGAAGCCACAATTGAAGCGCCTTTACTTGCACAATACATTGGCAATGAACCACTGATGCAAAGAACAGTGGCATTGGGCGAAGTTCCACCAATCTGCCTTAATGCGATCATGGCCATTGAAGATTCAAGCTTCCTTGAACATGGCGGAGTCAGCTACAAAGGGATCTTTAGAGCGTTAGTTAAAAATATCGCTGCCGGTCGCAAAGCCCAAGGCGGCAGCACGATTACTCAGCAACTTGTTAAGAACTATTTTTTAACACCTGAAAGAACCTTAAAACGAAAATTCCAAGAATTTGTGATGTCGATTCTTTTGGAGTCACGTTTTTCTAAGGATCAAATCTTTGAAACTTACTTAAACGTCATTTACATGGGCCAGAACGGTGCCTTTCAAGTCCGTGGATATGGTTCTGCTTCTAAGTATTACTTCAATAAAGACGTTGCTGATTTAAATCTAAGCGAGTGTGCTTTGTTAGCAGCCATCGTGAATAGCCCAGGTTTGCACAATCCGTTTAAAAAACCGGAAAATGCCACTCGCCGTAGAAATCTAGTTCTTGAAAAGATGCAGGGGCTAAATTTCATCACAGCCGAGGAATTCGCGAATGCGAGCACAGCAGCTTTACCGCAATCTCCAAGAACTTTGGCTTCAGAAACCGCGCCTTATTATCTTGATGCCGTAAGAAAACAACTTTTAGAAAAAGGCATTAATCCTGAAGGGCTTAAAATTTTCACAGCCTTAGATTTAGAAGCCCAAGATGTGGCGCAAGAATCACTTCGCCAACATCTAGAAAACTTGGAAAAAAATAACAAGTACATCAAAGGCCTAAAAGAAAAAGGCAATTCATTAGAGGGCAGCGTTCTAGTTGCTAATAACGCCACTGGATTAGTCAGTGTCGTAGTGGGTGGTCGAAATTACCGTATGACTCAATTCAACCGCGCTATCGACGGTCACCGCCAAGTCGGCTCGATCATGAAACCTTTCGTGTTTTTAACTGCCCTACTAAATAATACACCTGAAGGCGAACCCTATAACCCAGTGACTTTGGTAAGAGATGAAAAGGTCACGCACAAATACGAAGGTCAATCTTGGTCGCCAGATAACTATGGCAAAAAATATTTCGGCACTGTTCCGATGTTCTATGCTTTAAAAAACTCTTTAAATGCAGCGACCGCTTCCTTAGCTATCGACGTGGGTTTAGGAAACATCATCGATGTGACTCACACGATGGGTGTAACTTCGGCTTTGCAAGCAGTCCCCTCTATGAGTTTGGGCGCCTTTGAAATGTATCCAAAAGAGGTTCTGCAAAGTTATGTGACCCTAGCGAATTTAGGACAAAAGCAAAATCTATCTTTCGTAAGAAGAGCTTTGAATTCCGACGGAAATGAAGTCTTTGTCCACGTCATCTCACCCCAAGCAACGGTGGATCCTGCCGCGGTATCAAGCCTTGTCAGTATGATGAAACAGACGGTTCTTTCAGGAACTGCCAGAGGAATTACACTGAGTGGTTTTGTTAATCCAGCAGCAGGAAAAACTGGAACAACCAGCGACAATAAAGATGCTTGGTTTGCAGGCTTCACACCTTACCTAACCAGTGTGGTGTGGGTCGGCTATGACAACAATCTTCCCCACAAACTCACTGGCGGAAGTGGCGCTGTGCCGGTGTGGTCGCAGTTCATGAAAAAAATCGGAACGCGCTTTCCTGCAGATGATTTCCCATGGCCTGAAAACACTAAAAAGATTCTTTTAGATGAAGAGACTTTAAAGTCTTTGAATGCTTTAAACGAAAACGACCCCACCGAAGTGGAGCTCGTTGTTGATAGCGAAAAAATACCTGACGGATTTTAG
- a CDS encoding co-chaperone GroES: MAKKKTSAKKANVKKAPKKAVSKKSPKKVTKKTKTVKKAVAKKAAAKKAVSKSTAKVAKKPVAKKAAVKAPAKKAAVKKASAKAVTPKKAASAKTAMKVPGHLAFNASAAKPAKTLDLSGFVTPLDDRLMVQVSGTEKMTAGGLYIPDTVSDVSGNLEGYVVAVGRGHMNKKGHILAMDVVVGDRVVFSEYAGSKIKIQNEDLIILRESDVLGVVTK, from the coding sequence GTGGCAAAGAAGAAAACTTCTGCTAAAAAAGCCAATGTTAAGAAAGCCCCTAAAAAGGCTGTGTCAAAAAAATCTCCAAAAAAAGTAACTAAAAAAACTAAAACGGTGAAAAAAGCGGTAGCTAAAAAAGCTGCAGCAAAAAAAGCCGTTTCAAAAAGCACAGCGAAGGTTGCTAAAAAGCCGGTTGCTAAAAAAGCCGCTGTGAAAGCTCCTGCGAAAAAAGCAGCAGTGAAAAAAGCTTCGGCAAAAGCGGTGACTCCAAAGAAAGCAGCGTCAGCAAAAACAGCGATGAAAGTTCCTGGCCATTTAGCATTCAATGCTTCGGCCGCAAAACCGGCTAAAACTTTAGATCTTAGCGGTTTTGTAACTCCATTGGATGATCGTTTGATGGTGCAAGTTTCTGGTACTGAAAAAATGACGGCGGGTGGTTTGTACATCCCGGATACTGTTTCTGATGTGTCTGGGAACCTTGAAGGTTATGTGGTTGCTGTGGGCCGCGGTCATATGAATAAAAAAGGCCATATCCTAGCTATGGATGTTGTCGTTGGCGACCGCGTGGTGTTTTCTGAATACGCGGGTTCTAAAATCAAAATTCAAAATGAAGATCTAATCATCCTTCGCGAGTCGGATGTCTTGGGCGTTGTTACCAAATAA
- a CDS encoding KamA family radical SAM protein, with amino-acid sequence MKFHFPRSPKPPEISESDWNNWTWQLRHSLKTQEDFESVFALSADEKAAFQGGKELFNIRTTPYYASLAQDGGSSIRQILMPHKFEIEEGSQQMLDPLGEKRNNPAPRIIHRYSDRALFLVTDICSVYCRFCTRKHFTGQEQAFIKNEEYEKALAYIKSHPGIREVILSGGDPLTISDAQLDRVLSDLRRIDHVEIIRIGSRMPVVCPMRVTDDLVKILKKNKPVFLMSHFNHPNELTAEAAEALEKFVDNGVPVMNQMVLLNGINNHPALIQALNRRLLYLRVKPYYMFQCDPSMGTDHLRTSIEDSLEIQKELWGHLSGLAMPNLSVDIPNGGGKTYLVPNFETKQEGRVRHYLGWDGVEAQYVSPAPEKIKKPDISGFEKEWSDLKNSKR; translated from the coding sequence ATGAAGTTTCATTTTCCCCGCAGTCCAAAACCACCTGAAATTAGTGAATCCGATTGGAACAATTGGACGTGGCAGCTTCGTCATTCCTTAAAGACCCAGGAAGATTTTGAAAGTGTTTTTGCATTATCGGCCGATGAAAAAGCGGCTTTTCAAGGTGGTAAGGAATTATTTAATATTCGCACGACACCTTATTACGCAAGTTTGGCCCAAGACGGTGGAAGCTCTATTCGCCAAATACTGATGCCTCATAAATTTGAAATCGAAGAGGGCAGTCAGCAGATGCTGGATCCTTTGGGTGAAAAGCGCAATAACCCTGCACCAAGAATTATTCATCGTTATTCAGACCGCGCCCTTTTTTTAGTGACCGATATTTGCAGTGTTTATTGCCGTTTCTGCACACGCAAGCATTTCACGGGACAAGAGCAAGCTTTTATCAAAAATGAGGAATATGAAAAGGCCCTGGCTTATATCAAATCTCATCCGGGCATTCGTGAAGTGATTCTTTCTGGCGGCGACCCGCTGACTATCAGCGATGCGCAGTTAGATCGTGTACTCAGTGACCTTCGCCGTATTGACCATGTGGAAATCATTCGTATAGGCAGTCGCATGCCGGTGGTGTGCCCAATGCGTGTGACAGATGATTTGGTGAAGATATTAAAAAAGAATAAGCCCGTTTTTTTGATGTCACACTTTAATCACCCTAACGAACTGACGGCGGAAGCAGCAGAGGCCTTAGAAAAGTTTGTCGATAACGGAGTGCCGGTAATGAATCAGATGGTGCTATTAAACGGCATCAACAATCATCCCGCACTTATCCAAGCTTTAAACCGCAGACTTTTATATTTGCGTGTAAAGCCGTACTACATGTTCCAATGCGATCCTTCGATGGGCACCGACCATTTACGCACATCGATTGAAGACTCTTTAGAAATTCAAAAAGAACTATGGGGCCATCTATCGGGTTTAGCGATGCCAAATCTTTCAGTCGATATTCCAAATGGTGGTGGCAAAACTTATCTCGTTCCTAACTTCGAAACGAAGCAGGAGGGAAGAGTGAGGCATTATTTAGGCTGGGACGGGGTGGAAGCTCAGTACGTCAGCCCTGCACCTGAGAAAATAAAAAAGCCCGATATCTCGGGCTTTGAAAAAGAATGGTCTGATCTAAAAAACAGTAAACGTTAA
- a CDS encoding tail fiber domain-containing protein — MKTGTFLSILITFLIPAFVFAAPKNFTYQGRIVKSDGQPLEYNNVSFLFEITNPNGSCVIYREQKDGINMQNSKGIFDVPIGSGTKLFPADPVFTLLDAFNNSEVQNCSGGSTYTPIAGDNRVLKVQFHDGTGWKVIDPPNEIRTVPFAGYASSAEKLGNKTANDFVLKTALQTCAVGQYLTFDGTNFVCQNDAGGAGMLSDINVTAPITKGGTATIPTIGISVGTTAGTVAAGNDARFTDARTPTGSAGGDLGGLYPNPSVTKIQNIVVSSTAPTVGHYMKFDGAQWLSAVIGMADVTGLNATLNTYLLKSTFDGYVSAAGCAAHETMSWSAIFGFQCIPINVSLAGDASGAIGAVSVNKIKGITVDTTGLTAGQTLKYDGSKFAPANDNNTGTVTNVATGTGLSGGPITSTGTISLANTAVTAGSYTRANITVDAQGRLTAASNGASVNLASEVTGTLPIANGGTGATSATAAFNALSPLTTKGDIAVNDGTNDIRLPAGTNGQVLSANSAQASGLQWITPTSGTVTSVATGTGLSGGPITSTGTISLANTAVTAGSYGSATQVPTFTVDAQGRLTAASNTAITFPVTSIATKTGAVTLDWGDINNNTGDYLTYRPNNVACTDGQTLKWINANSRWECASDNNAGGTVTSVATGTGLSGGPITGSGTISLANTAVTAGSYTRASITVDAQGRLTAASNGPAISLTADVTGTLPVANGGTGATTAVAAFNGLSPLTTKGDIVVNDGTNDVRVAVGTNGQVLSANSAQASGVQWITPTSGTVTSVATGTGLTGGPVTSTGTISLANTAVTPATYGSTTAVGTFTVDAQGRLTAASNAAIAFPVTSVATKTGAVTLDWGDINNNTGDYLTYRPNNVACTDGQTLKWINANSRWECAADNNAGGTVTSVATGTGLTGGTITSTGTISLANTAVTAGSYTRASITVDAQGRLTAASSGPAISLTADVTGTLPVANGGTGATTAVAAFNGLSPLTTKGDIVVNDGTNDIRVAVGTNGQVLSANSAQASGVQWITPNAGTVTSVATGTGLSGGPITGSGTISLANTAVTAGSYTRASITVDAQGRLTSASSGGAISLTADVTGTLPVANGGTGASSLTGDRLMVTNTTGTALIPFTCSTGQLITFNASGVMGCTTYSSSTLATNGGNTLGAALTLGTNDAQSVVLETNGVGRLSINSAGSISMPGSVATGNITAGSRIEMARDGAANGIIQATGTGTDGQRSAISFNSNSTTGEIQNIKFRIFDSDMIQIIQQSAGSRWMKVYGAGGNLTSPPAWAGGLWAWDAYVEGSIALGTNGGTNVMFQSTGHGTMAGSLTQNSDIRLKENIERIPSSLEKIEQLNGVTYYWKDRKRDPDKQIGLIAQDVQKVFPEAIRVSDKGILSVAYQNLVAPLVEAVKELHKMYIDQQAEVDALKEENRLLKERLDRLEEKMNAQ; from the coding sequence ATGAAAACCGGAACTTTCTTGTCCATTCTAATTACTTTTTTAATCCCTGCATTTGTATTTGCGGCACCAAAGAACTTCACCTATCAAGGTCGAATCGTAAAATCGGATGGTCAACCGCTTGAATACAATAACGTCAGTTTTCTTTTTGAAATCACCAACCCTAACGGAAGCTGTGTCATTTACCGTGAACAAAAAGACGGTATCAACATGCAGAATTCTAAAGGGATATTTGATGTTCCCATCGGTAGCGGCACTAAGCTTTTCCCTGCAGATCCAGTGTTCACCTTGCTTGATGCTTTTAATAACTCGGAAGTTCAGAACTGTTCCGGTGGCTCAACTTACACTCCAATTGCTGGCGACAACCGTGTTTTAAAAGTTCAATTCCATGATGGCACCGGCTGGAAAGTTATCGATCCTCCCAATGAAATTCGCACCGTTCCTTTCGCGGGATATGCTAGTTCAGCTGAAAAATTAGGTAATAAAACGGCGAATGATTTCGTTTTAAAAACGGCTTTGCAAACGTGCGCAGTCGGCCAGTACTTAACTTTCGACGGCACAAACTTCGTCTGTCAAAACGATGCCGGCGGAGCTGGAATGCTTTCAGATATAAACGTTACAGCCCCTATCACTAAAGGTGGTACTGCAACAATCCCAACTATTGGCATCTCTGTTGGTACGACCGCAGGTACAGTTGCTGCTGGTAACGACGCGCGCTTCACTGATGCTCGTACTCCGACGGGCTCTGCTGGCGGTGACCTTGGTGGCCTCTATCCAAATCCATCGGTGACGAAAATTCAAAACATCGTAGTTTCTTCAACGGCGCCAACAGTCGGCCATTATATGAAATTCGATGGCGCACAATGGTTGAGTGCTGTTATCGGAATGGCTGATGTGACGGGCCTTAATGCCACTTTAAATACTTATCTTTTAAAATCGACTTTTGACGGTTACGTTTCCGCGGCTGGTTGTGCTGCTCATGAGACCATGTCTTGGAGTGCGATTTTTGGTTTTCAATGTATTCCTATTAACGTTTCCCTAGCTGGTGATGCGAGCGGTGCTATTGGTGCTGTGAGTGTAAATAAAATTAAAGGTATCACTGTCGATACCACCGGTCTTACTGCGGGTCAGACTTTAAAATACGATGGCAGTAAATTTGCCCCAGCCAATGATAACAACACTGGTACTGTCACGAATGTCGCTACTGGCACTGGTTTAAGCGGTGGTCCAATCACTTCTACTGGAACTATTTCCTTAGCTAATACGGCAGTCACTGCGGGTTCTTATACTCGTGCAAATATCACGGTCGATGCTCAAGGTCGTTTAACAGCAGCAAGCAACGGCGCATCGGTAAATCTAGCATCTGAAGTGACTGGCACCTTGCCAATCGCAAATGGTGGTACTGGAGCAACGTCAGCTACGGCTGCTTTCAATGCGCTTTCTCCTTTAACAACTAAAGGTGATATCGCAGTCAACGATGGAACTAATGACATCCGTTTGCCTGCTGGAACCAATGGTCAGGTGCTTTCTGCAAACTCAGCGCAAGCTTCGGGTTTACAATGGATCACTCCGACTTCGGGTACTGTAACAAGTGTTGCAACTGGCACTGGGTTAAGTGGTGGTCCTATTACTTCCACTGGAACTATTTCTTTAGCAAATACAGCGGTCACTGCGGGTTCCTATGGTTCTGCGACTCAAGTTCCAACTTTCACAGTGGATGCCCAAGGTCGTTTAACTGCGGCTTCTAATACTGCTATCACCTTCCCGGTGACTTCGATTGCGACTAAAACCGGAGCTGTCACTCTTGATTGGGGTGATATTAATAACAACACTGGTGATTACTTAACTTACCGTCCTAACAACGTCGCTTGTACCGATGGACAAACTTTGAAATGGATCAATGCAAACTCGCGTTGGGAGTGTGCTAGTGATAACAACGCTGGTGGAACTGTGACTAGCGTTGCTACTGGCACGGGCTTATCGGGTGGACCAATCACGGGTTCAGGAACAATTTCTTTAGCAAACACAGCGGTCACTGCTGGTTCTTATACTCGCGCAAGTATCACTGTCGATGCTCAAGGTCGTTTGACTGCGGCAAGTAACGGTCCCGCAATCAGCTTAACTGCGGATGTGACAGGAACTTTGCCTGTGGCAAATGGCGGTACAGGTGCAACGACTGCGGTTGCTGCATTTAACGGTTTATCTCCACTAACTACCAAAGGTGACATCGTTGTTAACGATGGAACGAATGATGTGCGCGTGGCAGTTGGAACCAATGGCCAAGTGTTATCAGCAAACTCTGCACAGGCTTCAGGCGTACAATGGATCACTCCTACATCTGGAACTGTGACTAGTGTTGCGACTGGCACTGGCTTGACTGGTGGACCTGTCACTTCAACTGGAACTATTTCTTTAGCCAATACTGCAGTGACCCCGGCTACCTATGGCTCAACTACTGCAGTGGGCACATTTACAGTCGATGCTCAAGGTCGTTTAACCGCAGCATCTAACGCGGCAATTGCTTTCCCAGTGACTTCTGTTGCCACTAAAACTGGCGCAGTCACATTAGACTGGGGTGATATCAATAATAACACCGGCGATTATTTAACTTATCGCCCAAATAATGTGGCGTGTACGGATGGTCAAACTTTGAAATGGATCAACGCGAACTCACGGTGGGAGTGTGCGGCTGACAATAATGCCGGCGGTACTGTGACGAGTGTTGCGACAGGCACAGGCCTTACTGGTGGTACCATCACTTCAACGGGCACAATTTCATTAGCAAACACAGCGGTGACTGCGGGATCTTATACTCGCGCCAGCATTACTGTAGATGCTCAGGGTCGTTTGACCGCGGCTAGCAGTGGTCCTGCGATCAGCTTAACTGCGGATGTGACTGGAACTTTACCCGTAGCAAATGGTGGCACGGGTGCGACCACTGCGGTTGCTGCATTTAATGGCTTATCTCCACTGACAACTAAAGGTGACATCGTTGTAAACGATGGTACGAACGATATACGCGTTGCCGTTGGTACGAACGGACAAGTTCTATCAGCAAACTCGGCACAAGCTTCTGGCGTACAATGGATCACGCCCAACGCAGGAACTGTGACAAGTGTCGCGACTGGAACTGGCTTAAGTGGCGGTCCTATCACGGGCTCAGGAACTATTTCCCTTGCTAACACGGCGGTCACTGCGGGTTCTTATACTCGCGCTAGCATCACTGTGGATGCCCAAGGCCGTTTAACTTCAGCAAGCAGCGGTGGCGCCATCAGCTTAACTGCGGATGTCACCGGAACTTTACCTGTTGCTAACGGCGGTACTGGCGCTTCTTCCCTGACTGGTGATCGCTTGATGGTGACGAATACAACCGGAACTGCATTAATTCCTTTCACTTGTTCGACGGGACAATTGATTACGTTTAATGCGTCTGGAGTAATGGGTTGTACAACTTATTCTTCATCAACTCTTGCTACTAACGGTGGTAACACTTTAGGTGCTGCTCTTACGCTGGGAACAAATGATGCGCAAAGCGTAGTTTTAGAAACAAATGGCGTTGGTCGCTTAAGTATCAACTCTGCTGGATCCATCAGTATGCCAGGCTCAGTCGCTACCGGTAACATCACTGCTGGCAGCCGTATTGAGATGGCCCGTGATGGAGCCGCAAACGGCATCATCCAAGCTACCGGTACTGGAACTGATGGCCAACGATCTGCAATCTCGTTCAACTCCAACAGTACCACTGGCGAAATTCAAAACATTAAGTTCCGTATTTTTGACTCTGATATGATCCAAATCATTCAGCAATCAGCCGGTTCAAGATGGATGAAAGTATATGGAGCAGGCGGAAATCTCACCTCACCTCCGGCTTGGGCTGGTGGTTTATGGGCGTGGGATGCCTACGTCGAAGGTTCCATCGCACTTGGCACAAATGGTGGTACGAATGTCATGTTCCAATCAACAGGTCACGGAACCATGGCCGGATCACTGACGCAAAATTCAGATATCCGTTTAAAAGAAAATATCGAACGCATTCCAAGTTCCTTAGAAAAAATTGAACAATTAAATGGTGTGACTTACTATTGGAAAGACCGTAAACGCGATCCAGACAAGCAAATTGGTTTGATCGCTCAGGATGTTCAAAAAGTTTTCCCAGAAGCGATCCGCGTTTCAGATAAAGGTATCTTGTCGGTAGCCTACCAAAACTTAGTAGCTCCATTGGTTGAGGCCGTCAAAGAACTTCATAAAATGTACATAGATCAACAAGCAGAAGTGGATGCACTTAAAGAAGAAAATCGTTTGTTGAAGGAACGTTTGGATCGTCTTGAAGAAAAGATGAATGCGCAATAG
- a CDS encoding ATP-dependent helicase, translating into MDVLDFVTKDLNPPQKDAVVTLDGPVLILAGAGSGKTRVLTHRMAHIIGQGVASADEILCVTFTNKAAKEMEHRCYKILADMGARIHSQLWINTFHSFCVRILRQHITMLDYKPFFGIYDSSDTLSQIKKVMTALDINDKMYPAKNFQSRISQAKMLGLTPEGLEKSSKRLMDQKTVEVYKAYESEMRKANSLDFDDLLMKTYELFRMYPDLLKMYQEKFKYIMVDEYQDTNHIQYLLVQMLAKAHRNLCVVGDEDQSIYSWRGADIKNILDFEKDFPEAKIIKLEENYRSTANIVNAATAVIKNNTERKDKTLFTSNDAGDKIQVREEKNEYDEARFVAKNIQTMMNEGEGTYNDYAVFYRTNAQSRVLEEQLRTLAIPYRLVGGVRFYERMEIKDILSYMKLAINPADDIALKRIINVPARGIGKTTIEKIEEFASKRNISMFEAASKACEERIFNAGTTGKIRRFIELMEELQGSAVSFPKLSQYYAIVLDRSEYLLNLKKDESPEAQARIENLEELDNAIAQFEKERGDEATIRSFLEEMALVSDVDTLNQEQNSVTLMTLHISKGLEYPYVFVVGMEENLFPSSRSLDNDGEEDVEEERRLAYVGMTRARKKLWLTFTKMRRVWGQEQMNPPSRFIQEIPQELKDFKTAAEGPRFINRYGSSSYDTDESSYASPRWGSLSSDRNKARQPSFDDAQDFPDYENEGSSKAAFSKGMRVRHPTFGAGTIYATEGTGENFKVSVMFTDNTVKKFVVKYARLERI; encoded by the coding sequence ATGGATGTACTTGATTTTGTTACTAAAGATCTAAACCCACCACAAAAAGATGCGGTAGTAACCTTAGATGGCCCCGTTCTTATCCTTGCCGGCGCAGGATCAGGCAAAACCCGTGTACTTACCCACAGAATGGCCCACATCATTGGCCAAGGTGTTGCCTCAGCTGACGAGATCCTATGTGTGACCTTTACCAACAAAGCCGCCAAAGAGATGGAGCATCGCTGTTATAAGATTCTTGCAGATATGGGCGCTCGCATCCATTCCCAGCTTTGGATAAATACTTTCCATAGTTTCTGTGTGCGTATTCTTCGTCAGCACATCACGATGTTAGATTATAAACCGTTCTTTGGTATTTATGATTCTTCAGATACGTTAAGCCAAATTAAAAAAGTTATGACGGCTTTGGATATCAACGACAAAATGTATCCAGCTAAAAACTTTCAAAGCCGCATCAGTCAGGCGAAGATGTTGGGTCTGACTCCGGAAGGTTTAGAAAAATCATCCAAACGCTTGATGGATCAAAAAACTGTTGAGGTTTACAAAGCCTACGAATCAGAAATGCGTAAAGCCAACAGTCTTGATTTCGACGATCTGTTGATGAAGACCTATGAACTTTTCCGCATGTACCCTGATCTTTTAAAAATGTATCAGGAAAAATTCAAATACATCATGGTGGATGAGTATCAAGACACCAATCACATTCAGTATCTTTTAGTGCAGATGTTAGCGAAAGCCCACCGCAATTTGTGCGTGGTGGGTGATGAAGATCAGTCCATCTATAGCTGGCGTGGTGCGGATATTAAAAACATCCTGGATTTTGAAAAGGATTTTCCTGAAGCAAAAATTATCAAGCTAGAGGAAAATTATCGCTCAACTGCAAACATCGTGAATGCCGCGACCGCCGTTATTAAAAACAACACCGAAAGAAAAGATAAAACTCTTTTCACTTCCAACGATGCGGGCGACAAGATCCAAGTGCGTGAAGAAAAAAATGAATACGATGAAGCTCGCTTCGTCGCAAAAAATATTCAGACGATGATGAATGAAGGCGAAGGCACGTATAATGACTACGCCGTATTTTACCGCACCAATGCCCAATCCCGCGTACTTGAAGAACAACTTCGCACCTTAGCGATCCCTTACCGACTTGTCGGCGGCGTGCGCTTCTATGAGCGCATGGAGATTAAAGACATTCTTTCCTACATGAAGCTTGCAATCAACCCGGCTGACGATATCGCTTTAAAACGAATCATCAACGTCCCTGCCCGCGGCATCGGCAAAACGACAATTGAAAAGATCGAAGAATTTGCAAGCAAAAGAAATATCAGCATGTTTGAAGCTGCAAGCAAGGCCTGTGAAGAAAGAATCTTCAACGCTGGCACTACAGGCAAGATCCGTCGCTTTATCGAGCTGATGGAAGAACTTCAAGGAAGTGCTGTCAGTTTCCCTAAGCTCAGTCAATATTATGCGATCGTTTTAGATCGTTCTGAATACTTGTTGAACTTAAAAAAAGATGAATCACCAGAAGCTCAAGCTCGTATTGAAAACTTAGAAGAACTTGATAATGCCATTGCACAATTTGAAAAAGAGCGTGGTGACGAAGCGACCATCCGTAGTTTTCTAGAAGAGATGGCTTTAGTCAGCGATGTGGATACTTTAAACCAAGAACAAAACTCTGTGACCTTGATGACTTTGCATATTTCTAAAGGCCTAGAATATCCTTATGTGTTCGTCGTCGGCATGGAAGAAAATCTTTTCCCTAGCAGCCGCAGCCTTGATAACGATGGTGAAGAGGATGTCGAAGAAGAACGTCGTCTTGCCTATGTGGGCATGACTCGTGCGCGAAAAAAGTTGTGGCTGACCTTCACAAAAATGCGTCGCGTATGGGGACAAGAGCAAATGAATCCGCCGTCAAGATTCATTCAAGAAATTCCTCAAGAACTTAAGGATTTCAAAACGGCAGCAGAGGGCCCACGCTTCATCAATCGTTATGGCTCTAGCTCTTATGATACCGATGAGTCATCATACGCAAGTCCACGCTGGGGAAGTCTAAGTTCTGATCGCAATAAGGCCCGCCAACCAAGCTTTGATGATGCTCAAGATTTCCCAGATTACGAAAATGAAGGGTCATCCAAAGCCGCTTTCAGCAAAGGAATGCGCGTTCGTCATCCCACTTTCGGTGCCGGAACTATTTATGCTACCGAAGGAACTGGAGAGAACTTTAAAGTCAGCGTAATGTTCACTGATAACACCGTTAAAAAGTTCGTCGTGAAATACGCACGCCTTGAACGAATTTAA